The segment TCTTTGGAGAAAGCGTTTTGTGTCAGCGCCATCAGATAAGAGCGGATGATGGAGCCGTTGTTCCATACCCCCGCTACTTTCTCATAGTCAAAATCGAAATCGCTTTTATGGAGAATCTCGAATCCTTCAGCAATCGACTGCATCATGCCGTATTCAATGCCGTTATGGATCATCTTCAGAAAGTGCCCACTTCCGGATTCGCCGGCATATAAATAACCGTTTTCCACAGAAATGTCCCGAAACAGCGGTTCAATTTCCGTAAACTTTTGTGCGTCGCCGCCAATCATTGCCGAGATGCCGTTGCGTGCTCCTTCTGTGCCGCCACTCGTGCCGCAATCGAAAAAGTAAAGCCCCTTTTCCTTCAGCGCTTGTCCCCTTCGCTTGCTGTCTTTATAATTCGAGTTGCCGCCGTCAATGATGGAATCTCCTTCATTTAAAATCGGAACCAATCCTTCGATGACAGATTCAGTCACATTTCCAGCAGGCACCATCAGCCATACAATCCTTGGCATTTCCAGCTTTTCCACAAGTTCCGCTACAGACAATTCCTGCTCGAAACCGTTAGCTCCTCTTACCTTCTGACTATCGTAGCCAATTACTGTGTGTCCATGCTCTTTCAGGTTAAGCGCCAAATTCAAGCCCATTTTTCCAAGGCCGATCATTCCGATTTGCATGTTTACCCCTCCAATTGATTTTTCAAGAATCAATCCCGTTACGTTACTTTTCTCTATATGACTGCAGAATCCTTTATTGCGGTGCCAGGCTCCTGCAATTTACAGACATCAAAAAAACGGCTGCAAGTCGCTGCAGCCGCTCTTTTCCATTCAACTTTATTTGTTTTTCAACGGTATCCAGATCTCCGAATAGGAATCCGGCTGGTACGGGTCTGCATGCGGATACACTTCCAGTTCCGGAGTGCCGGCATATTCGTATGGGTTGGACGGGAACCATTCTGTGAAAATTTTCTTCCAGGCGTTCTGCATGGCATCAGGCATCGGGCCATGGACTTCAAAAACGCCCCATTTGGATGCGGGAATCTCCATCTCCTCAAATTCTTCCGTGGCCTCGCGGTCTGTCTCAGCCGCAATCCAGTAATCCATGCTGGCCCCTTCTCCGGCCACGCAAACGCCCAAAACACCTTCAATCTCTCCGCTGTTCACTCTAAACAATTTTTCGTCCAAGCCGTTAGCGTTGGTTTCCCGCCACATTTGCGGAATGCCTCTCATGTTTTCATCATTGGCCGTTGAAAATGTTCGCTTGAAGCCCACCACTTTAAAACCGTCCCGCTCCACAATTTTGTACTTCATCGGTTCTGCCCCTCTCAGTTTCACCTGGAGTACCAGGCGGTTATAGGATTTCAGTCCTCCCAGATTTCTTCGGGCTTCGCTTGGCGTGATGCCATGCTGCCGCCGAAAAGCTTTGGAGAACGCTTCCGGAGTGTCATAACCATATTTATAGGCGATATCGATGATCTTGTTGTCCGTATTCGATAACTCATGGGCCGCTAGAGTCAAACGCCTTCCCCGCAGATATTCGCCGACCGTCATATCGGTCAAAATCGTAAATGTCCGCTGAAAATGAAACACCGAAGCATTCGCCCGTTTCGCTATTTGCTCAATAGCTATAGGCTCATCCAAATGATCTTCCATATAGTCGATTGCCTGCTGCAGCGATTCCACCCACCCCATATCGCTCACTCCTTACTTGTATCTTATTCCCTTTATAGCGCTCTTTCCTGTCATTTTATGCTTTAATCGGACAGATTTTCAGCAGGTATTTTGAATCATCTTTGAAAACCCTTTTTTCCTTTTTGATTTCTGCCTCAACTTCCATTAAATCTTCGTGTAAAACCTCTCGGGGAAAATATCCCTATCATTTATCTGATTCGAGAGGCAAGCAGCAAGTTCAATAGTCATAATTCCTATAAAAGTTATCAGAAATACAATTTTTAGAAAGTAAAAAATAATTGAATTATTTTGTGTACAAAGCAAATGTTCTGTTATATGCTATCAAAAATAAAACGAGAAAAGAAGGAGAATAAAAACGATGGCCAATGATCTTTTCAGAAAAACCACCATTTCAGATTTAAAATTTACCGCTGAAAAAAGAAGCGGGCTTTCCAAAGAATTAGGGGCATTCGATTTAACCATGCTGGGAATCGGGGCCATTATCGGAACGGGAATATTCGTTTTGACAGGAACCGGGGCTTTGACAGCGGGGCCAGCCCTTACCATTTCGTTTATCATTGCAGGGCTTGCCTGCTTTTTCGCCGCCTTGTCCTATGCGGAATTTGCATCCACTGTTCCGATTTCTGGTTCAGTCTATACCTATACGTATGTGACGATGGGAGAACTGCTTGCTTTTATCATCGGATGGGATTTAGTTCTGGAATATCTGCTCGCGGTCAGTGCTGTTTCCGTGGGCTGGTCCGGCTATTTCCAATCCCTGCTTAGCGGCGTTGGCATCAACTTGCCAACCGCCCTTACAGCAGCTCCCGGAGCAGTAGAAGGAACGACAACGATCTTTAACCTTCCGGCCTTCATCATTGTTATGCTTATTACAACTTTGCTGTCAATCGGCGTCAGGGAATCGAAACGGGTAAATAACGTCATGGTTGTCATCAAAGTAACCGTAGTTCTAATCTTTATCGCAGTTGCTGTTTTCTATGTTAAACCTGCCAACTGGCAGCCATTCACACCTTTTGGCTTTGACGGCGTTTTCGCAGCTGCGGCACTGGTTTTCTTTGCTTTTATCGGCTTTGATGCCGTTGCTTCGGCTGCTGAAGAAACACGAAATCCGAAAAGGGATTTGCCGCGCGGCATTATTTTCTCATTGATGATCTGTACACTTCTTTATGTAGTCGTCTCCGCCATCATGACCGGAGTCGTTCCTTTTGCACAATTTTCACAAGCCATTGACCACCCTGTCTCTCTTGTCCTGCAATTATCCGGACAGAACTGGGTTGCCGGAATTGTCGATTTAGGTGCTATCCTTGGTATGACGACAGTCATGCTGGTTATGCTTTACGGCCAAACGCGGGTCATGTTTGCCATGTCGCGAGATGGCTTGATGCCTAAATTCTTCTCTAAAGTCAGCATGAAAACCCATACTCCATACTTAGCTACTTGGTTTTTCGGTATTGTTGCTGCTTTGCTCGGTGGATTGATGCGATTGGATGAACTTGCCAAGTTGGTGAACATTGGAACTTTGTCAGCATTTATCCTCGTATCCATTGCTGTTATTATTCTTCGAAAGAAACAACCGGACCTGCCAAGGGCTTTCCGCTGCCCGGCTGTCCCATTAATTCCAGGTTTAGCTATCTTGTTCTGCGGCTTTTTGATTTTCCAGCTGGGAAGTGAGACGATTATCCGTTTCGTCATCTGGCTTGCAATCGGAATGGTCGTTTACTTTGGCTATTCCCGGAAGCGTTCACATTTAAATAAATAATTAGCTGCTCTTAAACAACAGGCAGTGGCTCACCTGCAAAAACCCGGCTTCCTTTAAAGGCAGCCGGGTTTTTCTATGCTCTTGCAAATTCTTCTTTTAACACTGCATACATGGCTAAGTCAACAAACTCTCCTTTTATGACAAAATGCTGGCGTGCAACTCCCTCACACACCATTCCCACTTTTTCCAGCACACGCTGTGACTGGAAATTGTCCGGCACAATCGGTGCTTCGACTTTGTTCAACTGCATCTTTTCAAAACCGAAAGCGATCAATGCTTTGGCTGCTTCTTGGGTAAAGCCATTGCCCCAATAAAGATGGGACAATGCATAAGCGATTTCTGCCCGTGCATATTTCGGGAGCCATTTTACAAAATCGATGGTGCCGATCATTTTGTCTTCACTTTTCAATTCTATCGCCCACGTCAGCTTGTTTTTCTGTTCGTAGCCCTGCAGGACACCCCGAATAAATCCCTTCGTGTCTTCCACTGAATTATGCACTTCCCACGGCATGAACCGGGAAACAATCGGTTCGGATGCATAAGCAAACATATCCTGAGCATCTTCGATTGTCAGTTTTCTGAGAATCAGGCGCTTTGTTTCTAAAACCGGCAAATTGGCGTAAATTTTTTCCGTCTGACTCATTGCCATCTCTCCTTTATGTTTGATTGCTTGCTATAGCCGCTTTTTCGGCAATCCAGACTTTCCAGGAAACAATCGTCGTGCTGTCGCGCACTCCGTTTTCCTGGATTGTTTTCAATAGGTGTTTAACGCCTTGTTCATTTGAATTGCCAGCAAACTGTTCCAATATCGCTTCCGGTTGTGCAAACGGCTCATTCGGGCATTCAACCAGCCCGTCAGTCGTGATGAATAAATGATTATCACCTTGCCTTAACTCTTTCGTGCCGCTTGAATAGCAAGGCACCGGTCCTTCAAACGTATTGACTTGACCAATCCATTCGTAAAATTGGCGCTGGTTCAGCTGATACTGTCCGAATTCAACCAACTCCGGATGGAATAAATACAATAGGCAATCGCCGACTGAAAACCACCAGATGTACTTTCCTTTTCTTGCTGCAATGAGGCAAGCTGTTTCTCCTTGGGTCGTTCGGCAAACTGAGCGGAACTCTTCGTTTTGAAAAAGAGCCAGGATCGTTTTCTCAAGTGATTTAAAAAATTCAGCAGTAAGTTGCCGATTTAACAAATTTTCTATTGAACCTTTATTGGCTTCCACTTGTTCCAATACTTTTTCAGCACTTTCCGCCGTATTATGAGCATCCAGCATCACGACAAATTCCCAGTCTTCCTGTTCGTTGATCCATACCAGGCAACCATCTTCATTTTTAACCTGTCCCGCCGATGAATTGCCGCCGAATCGCCCGACAACAACGTGCTCCAACGCCAAAACATTAGGACAGTCTACAAAATTTTCCCGGCTGCCGACCCAATTGAATTCTCCTGCTATTGTCCTCAAATGGCATACCTCTTTTCGATATTTCTAAAATTATAAGTGAGACGCCTAAATAATGGAACAAATTCCCTGATTTTTTCTTTGTAAAGTTTTCAGAAAAAGTTCGACAGGCAGAGGGAATTTTGTTATTGTATATTAGTTACCCTGACTAACCATTATCTTCACTAACTATTTATAAAGGAGCTCTTCTTATTAAAACGTACCAGGAATTTTTTCAGCAATTTTTATTGTTATATCGCCCTTTTGAGCATCATCTTAATATAGAACTCGGCAAACATGACCTCTACAGAGCTCAGTGGTCCACTTTGTATTATCTCGCCAACAATGGCTCGGCTACACTTGTTGAACTTGCCCAATACCAGCAAGTCGAAAAACCGACGGTAACACGGATTGTCAGCCGCTTGGAAGAACTGCGTTACATCGAGCCTATCCAAAGCAAAGACCGGCGCGAAAAGCCCATGCAACTGACCGGGCTCGGCAGAAAAGTTTATGCGGATGTCCGGATCAGCGTCGATCGCTTTGAGCAAGATATCCTTGAAGGTGTGTCAGAAGCGCGGCAAAAAGAAGCGATTGGCGTAATGAAAGAAATACGCAATAACCTGATCAGCAAGGAGCCATTAAAGTGAATCCTAACAAACCCAAATTGTGGACGAAAGATTTTATCGTATCTTCAATAGTCAATTTCTTCCTTATTCTTATCTTTTATTTATTAATGGTCACCATTGCTGCATATGCCGTAGAAGAATACGATGCCACTACAAGTGAAGCAGGACTCGTCACCGGCATATTCATCATCGGTACGTTGATTGGCCGGTTAGTGATCGGCCGCACCATCAATCGCATCGGGCGTAAACGGACACTCGTCATCGGGCTCTCCCTATTCACATTGACCACATTATTCTATTTTGTAAATCTAGGACTTTCATTCTTATTGATTAACCGCCTTCTTCACGGGATGACGCTCGGGATGGCGAGTACCGCCGCCGGAACTATTGTCGCTCAAATCATTCCCATGACCCGAAAAGGCGAAGGAATCGGTTATTTCAGCATGAGTGCCACCATGGCTACTGCTTTTGGGCCGTTTATCGGCTTGTTCATGAGCCAGCGCACCAGTTATGAAGTCATTTTCGGGCTATGCCTCGCTTTAGGGGTCATCAGCTTGATCATTTCCCTGTTTGTTGAAGTCCCGCCAATTAAAGAAATCCCAGCCTCAGCAGAGACAAAAGGATTTAAACTTTCCAACTTCCTTGAACCGAAAGCGGTTCCGATTGCTTTAATCACGTTGGCTGTCAGCTTCTGCTATGCCAGTGTGTTATCGTTCATCAACTTCTACGCCATTGAAATCGACCTGGTCGACACTGCCAGTGTGTTCTTCGTCGTTTACGCTGCTGCTGTCCTGATTTCTCGCCCGTTCACTGGCCGGCTGATGGACTTGAAAGGCGCCAACTATGTTATGTATCCAGCTTTCCTTGTTTTTGCCCTTGGCTTGTTTTTGCTTAGCACCGCAGACAGTAGCGTAACGTTATTGTTGTCCGGCGCTTTAATTGGCTTCGGTTTCGGCAATATGCAGTCCACTACGCAAGCAGTCGCTGTAAAATTGACACCGCCGCACCGGATGGGCCTTGCCACTTCCACTTTCTTTATCTTTATGGATGCCGGACTCGGATTTGGCCCGTATATCTTGGGCTTTATCATCCCACTGACCGGCTACAGCACCATGTATGTCATTGTGGCTTTTGCGGCACTGGCTGCCGCTTTTCTTTATTATTTCCTGCATGGAAAAAAAGAGCATGCGCAAAAAGAATCGATTTATATGCATTAAAACATTGAAAGGCATCCTTGCTTGAAGGATGCCTTTTTTTCGATTCAACTTATTCCTCTTCATTCACTTTTCCTGCCTGCAGGCCCAACTATTCAGGACATCAATTGCTTGACCAGTTCTTTATTGCGCTGCTTAAAAATTTCATTATGCGATGACACCATGGCAATGCCATTCGCATCCGGCTGGATAAACTGCTTGGCTTTGTTGACGGCGTTTGCCGCATCCTGGAAAGTCCCTGCTATTAAATTCAGTTTGCCGGGATGCTGAAGGATGTCACCCGCCGCATACAATCCTGGAATGGAAGATTCGCTATTGACAGTGCCGGCAATATAATAGCCATCGGCGATTTCAATGTCCAAGCCGCTTTGTTCAAGCAGTGTGGCATCCCGTTCATAGCCATGGTTGATAATGACTTCATCGATCGGCAGCAAAGTGGTGTCCCCATTTTCCTGATTTGTCAGTTCGACCCGTTCAATGGCATCTCTTCCGTCAGAAGCAATCAATTTCGTAATCGTGGTATTCAATAAGCATTGAGCCGAACTGTTCATCAGCTGTTTTACTTGGGCTTCGTGCCCGGCAAGTTCACTTTTCCGGTACGTGACATAAACTTGCTTCGCAATCGGTTCCAGTTCGTTGGCCCAATCGATGGCGGAATTGCCGCCGCCGGAAATCAAGACGATTTTCCCTTTAAAGCGCTCCAGCGACTTCACCGTGTAATTCAAGTTCGATACTTCAAAACGTTCTGCGCCTTGGATTTCCAGTTTCTGAGGATTTAATATCCCTCCTCCCACTGCGACAATCACCGTCTTGGAAAGATGCCGCTTGCCAGAAGATCCGGCCAGTTCAAAAAGCCCGTCTTTGTTTCTGTCCATTGCCTCAATTTTCTCATTCAGCACCACTTCCGGATCAAAAGTCAGGCCTTGCGCCACCAATTGCTCAATGAGTTTTCCTCCTTGAATGGGAGTCTGTCCGCCTATGTCCCAAATCATCTTTTCAGGGTAAACGTGGATTTTCCCGCCAAGCTGCGGCTGGTATTCGATCAGTTTGGTCTTCATTTCCCTCAACCCGCTGTAAAAAGCCGAGTACAATCCGGCCGGCCCTCCACCGATGATGGTGACGTCGAACACTTCTAGTTCTCCCACAATTGATCCACTCCTCATTTTAAATTTCAGTTGACACTAAAAAATTTACGACTTATAGTATTGATTGTACTGAAAATGATAATCATTATCAATTAATTTATCAATAAAGAAAAAGCTTTCATCCAGATTGATTGACCAGCTGCTCTCAATCAGCCCTTTATTTCTCAGAAGCAGGAAGCTGACCGGCCGATCAAGCGGATTATAATTTTAGAAAAGGAGGTTTTGCAGGATGGTCCGTCTTTTTACAGAGGATTTGAATGTTAGCTATGGGGAAAGGCTGATCGTCAAAGATTTAAGCATTGAAATTCCAGACAAACAAATCACCACCATCATCGGGTCAAATGGCTGCGGCAAGTCGACTTTATTGAAAACGATTACCCGCATCATTTCGCAGCAGTCCGGGTCGGTTGTATTGGATGGCGGCAATATTGCAAAAGAAAGCACAAAAGCGTTGGCACAAAAAATGGCGATTCTGCCCCAAACCCCTGAAAGCGCCAATGGGCTGACTGTCGGAGAACTGGTTTCATATGGCCGTTTTCCATACCAAAAAGGATTCGGCCGCTTGTCGAAAAAGGATTATGACGTGATCAATTGGGCTTTGGATGTCACCGGCACTCAGTTTTTCAAATTTCATCCGGTTGATGCTTTATCAGGCGGGCAACGGCAGCGTGTCTGGATTGCCATGGCGCTTGCCCAAGAAACCGAAATGATTTTTCTGGATGAGCCGACCACGTATCTGGATATGGCCCACCAGCTTGAAATTCTGGAACTGCTGGAAAAACTCAATAAGGAACAAGGCCGGACCATTGTCATGGTGCTCCATGATTTGAATCAGGCTGCCCGTTTCGCCGACCATATCATTGCCATGAAAGACGGACAGGTAGTCAAAGCCGGCACATGCCATGAAGTCATTACGCAGCCTGTCTTAAAAAAAGTATTCCGGATTGACGCGGAAATCGGACTTGACCCGAGAACGCAAAAACCGATGTGCATCACCTATAACTTAATCAAAGGAGTTTAACCCATGATGAAAAAATTAGCATTGCCTCTTCTCTTATTAACCATTCTGCTGCTTGCAGCTTGCGGCAAAGAAACAGCGAACGAAGCGGAAGCCGAAAGTACTGCAGGCAAATCCGGCACGATTACATATGAATCCGAAAATGGCCCTGTTGAAGTACCCGCTGATCCACAGCGAGTGATTGTATTATCCACTTACGCGGGTGATGCGATGGCGCTTGATGTTCCGCTTGTCGGAGTGGATTCATGGTCAAAAAATAACCCCCGCTTTGATAAGGAGTTAGCAAATGTAGAAGAAGTGACTGAAGATAATCTGGAAAAGATCATCGAACTTGAGCCGGATTTAATCATTGGCATGTCGACGATTAAAAATATCGATAAGTTGAAGGAAATTGCTCCGACCGTGACATTTACATACGGCAAACTGGATTATCTGTCACAGCATTTGGAAATCGGGAAAGTGCTGAACAAAGAAAAAGAAGCCCAAGCTTGGATTGAAGATTTCCAAAACCGCGCCAAACAAGCCGGAGAAGAAATTCGTGCTGAAATCGGAGAAGAGGCAACCGTATCCGTTATTGAAAACTTTGATAAACAGCTTTATGTCTTCGGGGATAACTGGGGGCGCGGCACAGAAATTCTTTACCAGGAAATGAATCTCAAAATGCCTGAAAAAGTGAAGGAAATGGCATTGAAGGACGGTTACTACGCTTTGTCCCAAGAAGTGCTTCCTGAATACATGGGAGACTATGTGATCTTCAGCAAAGACAGCGAACAGGATAATTCATTCCAGGAAACGGATTTGTATAAAAACACACCAGCTGTTAAAGGCGGCAAGGTTTTTGAAGTCCCTTCTAAGGAATTTTACTTTAATGACCCTCTTACATTGGAATATCAACTCGAGTTCTTTATCGAGAAGTTTCTAGGCAAGTAATACATCAAAGAGGGATTCTGGACACGGAATCCCTCTTTTACTCTCTTACAGAAAAGATGATGATGCATGTACGGCAAAATGCCATTTTTATTAAAATTAATCACAAGCCTGCTCGTGTTTGCAGCTATGTTTGTAACAGCCATTGTGTCCGGCGCTGCAGACATCGGCTTGAAAGATGTTTGGCTCGCCTTATTTTCCGGGGCATCAAGTGACGACATCAACGTCATCAGGGAAATCCGGCTGCCACGGGAAGCCGCTGCAGTGTTCGTTGGCGCTGCGCTCGCCGTTTCCGGGGCAATGATGCAGGGAATGACCCGCAATCCCTTGGCAGACCCGAGCCTTCTTGGCCTTACTTCCGGCGCAAATGCAGCATTAGCCGTAACGCTCGCTTTTCTTCCAGCAGCCAACTATTTCTGGATTACGGTGGCTTGTTTCATCGGCGCTGCTATCGGTGCCGCTATCGTATTCGGACTTGGGGCAACAAAGCGCGGCGGGTTCTCCCCTTTCCGCATTGTCTTGGCAGGTGCAGCTGTATCGGCGTTTCTTTCAGCTTTTGCAGAAGGAATCGGCTTGTATTTCAAGATTTCCAAAGACGTGTCGATGTGGACTGCCGGCGGACTGATCGGCACCTCCTGGAGCCAGCTTCAAATAGTGGTCCCATTTATCGCATGTGGACTGGTTATTGCCATCTTTCTATCAAGGCAGCTGACCATCCTCAGTTTGAGCGAAGAAACAGCGGTCGGACTTGGCCAAAAGACAATCCATATTAAAGCGTTCCTTTTTATCGCCATCACTATTCTCGCAGGAGCCGCTGTTGCGCTCGCTGGAAATTTGGCTTTTATCGGTTTGATGGTGCCGCATGTGGTCCGGGCGATCGTCGGCACTGATTATCGGTTCATCATCCCGATGTCTGCTGTTTCAGGTGCAATCTTCATGCTTTTCGCAGATTTGCTTGGACGGACAATCAATGCCCCATTTGAAACACCGGTGGCAGCGCTTGTTGCGCTGTTCGGCTTGCCGTTCTTCTTATTGATCGTCCGGAAAGGAGGGCGTGCTTTCGCATGATTCATCCAGCTTTGTTAAGAAAACAGCGCCTTTATTTTGTACTGTTGCTCGCGTTGATTGTAATGACAGCCATCCTCGGCATGGCAACGGGTTATTCTTCCCTTTCTTTTGACCGGCTGCTGCCGGCCATTTTAGGGCAAGGTACATTCAAAGAGGACTTTATCTTATTTTCAATTCGGCTTCCGCGTATCTTGATCACGCTGCTTGCCGGCATGGCGCTTGCATTGTCCGGTGCGATCCTGCAAGGAGTGACACGCAACGACTTGGCAGACCCTGGCATCATCGGCATCAATTCAGGCGCCGGCGTCGCCATTGCGGTATTTTTCCTTTTTATGCCGATTGAAGTGGATTCGTTCGTTTATCTCTTGCCGCTCGTTGCTTTGGTGGGGGCTTTAGGGACGGCGCTGCTGATTTATGCTTGTTCTTATAACCGGAAAACCGGTCTCCAGCCAGTCCGGCTCGTTTTGGTAGGGATCGGCTTTTCAACGGCGTTATCCGGCGTTATGATCATTCTGGTGTCCTCTGCGGAACGGGAAAAAGTCGATTTTATCGCCAACTGGCTGGCCGGCAATATTTGGGGGACGGACTGGCCATTCATCTGGGCGCTTTTGCCTTGGCTATTGGTATTGCTGCCGTTCACTTTATACAAAGCGAACCGGTTGAATATACTGAGCCTCAGTGAACCTATTGCAGTCGGAATCGGCATTTCACTTGAAAAAGAACGCATCGTTCTGTTATTGGCGGCCGTGGCGCTTGCCGCTTCTGCTGTTTCTGTCACCGGCGGCATTGCTTTTATCGGACTGATGGCTCCTCATATCGCCAAGGCACTTGTCGGTCCGCGCAATCAATTGTTTCTGCCGCTTGCCATCTTGATTGGCGGCTGGCTCCTGCTGCTGGCCGATACTGTCGGCCGCAATTTGCTGGAGCCGAATGGCATTCCTGCCGGCATAATGGCTGCTTTGATTGGCGCCCCTTATTTCATGTACTTGCTGTTAAAGAAATAAAAATACCCTTTGAGAACTTTATTGTTCTCAAAGGGTATTTTAGGTTTAATCAGGCCGTTTCATTGAAAAAATTTCGCCAAGCTTGGCATAATTGGTTCCCGCCAAACGGCTGACAGGCTGCAGAATTTCCGGATTGATGCGCCCGTTGTCATAAATGGACTCGTCAATATGGAAGCGGACGACTCTGCCAATCAGGAGGCGGGTCCCTCCAAGTTCAACTGCCTGCTCCAGCCGGCATTCAAAGCGGACTTTTGTCTGCTCGACTGAAGGAACTTTTACTATTTCACTGTTGATAAGCGTCAGTTCCGTCAAATCGATTTCACTTTGCTCCGGCGGCAGTGATGCCGCTGTTTTATTGACTTCCCCGACGTTCGTTTCATCGACGACATGGATGACAAACTCCTTTGTTGCCATGGCGTTGCGTGCTGTGTCTTTCGGCGTTCCTGCCCGGCTCTGGACAGAAACCGACAGCAGCGGCGGATCGGATGAAACAATATTAAAGTAACTGAACGGCGCTGCGTTAACGATGCCGTCTGCGGACATGCTGGTGACAAAAGCAATCGGACGAGGAATGACGCTTCCGACCAGCAATTTATAATTCCCGCGTTCTGTTTGTTGGTTTGGATCAAACGAAAGCATGACGATTCCTCCCGGTTTTTGGTTTCTCTATAGATGTTGTTGATGTAAAAATATTTTAAGTATTATATTTAGAATGCCTTGCTTTAAAACATGTTTTTTATCTGGCTGAAGAGGCGAAATTCACTTCCAGCGGGCTGGCAGCAGGTTTCCCGAAATAATAGCCTTGAAAAAGCTGATAGCCTTGCTGTTTCAACCAGTCAAAGTCGGCCCGTTCTTCAATCCCTTCAGCAAGTGGCACCGAACCGACTTCGAGTGCTTTTCCAAGAAACTGCAGCGCTATCTTCTGCTTATCCGAGTCACTTGAGACTCCCTGGACATACTGCATATCCAGTTTCATGTAATTCGGCTTTAAATCGGCCAGCATTTCGATCGTGCTGTACCCTTCCCCGACATCATCAAGCGCATATTCGAAGCCTTTTTCTTTATAATACGCCAAAATGGTTTTTAAATGCTCCAAGTCCTCCACCTTTTCAGTTTCGACCACTTCAAATACGAGCTGCTCCGGGTTTAC is part of the Planococcus shenhongbingii genome and harbors:
- a CDS encoding ABC transporter ATP-binding protein; translation: MVRLFTEDLNVSYGERLIVKDLSIEIPDKQITTIIGSNGCGKSTLLKTITRIISQQSGSVVLDGGNIAKESTKALAQKMAILPQTPESANGLTVGELVSYGRFPYQKGFGRLSKKDYDVINWALDVTGTQFFKFHPVDALSGGQRQRVWIAMALAQETEMIFLDEPTTYLDMAHQLEILELLEKLNKEQGRTIVMVLHDLNQAARFADHIIAMKDGQVVKAGTCHEVITQPVLKKVFRIDAEIGLDPRTQKPMCITYNLIKGV
- a CDS encoding iron-hydroxamate ABC transporter substrate-binding protein gives rise to the protein MKKLALPLLLLTILLLAACGKETANEAEAESTAGKSGTITYESENGPVEVPADPQRVIVLSTYAGDAMALDVPLVGVDSWSKNNPRFDKELANVEEVTEDNLEKIIELEPDLIIGMSTIKNIDKLKEIAPTVTFTYGKLDYLSQHLEIGKVLNKEKEAQAWIEDFQNRAKQAGEEIRAEIGEEATVSVIENFDKQLYVFGDNWGRGTEILYQEMNLKMPEKVKEMALKDGYYALSQEVLPEYMGDYVIFSKDSEQDNSFQETDLYKNTPAVKGGKVFEVPSKEFYFNDPLTLEYQLEFFIEKFLGK
- a CDS encoding FecCD family ABC transporter permease, producing MYGKMPFLLKLITSLLVFAAMFVTAIVSGAADIGLKDVWLALFSGASSDDINVIREIRLPREAAAVFVGAALAVSGAMMQGMTRNPLADPSLLGLTSGANAALAVTLAFLPAANYFWITVACFIGAAIGAAIVFGLGATKRGGFSPFRIVLAGAAVSAFLSAFAEGIGLYFKISKDVSMWTAGGLIGTSWSQLQIVVPFIACGLVIAIFLSRQLTILSLSEETAVGLGQKTIHIKAFLFIAITILAGAAVALAGNLAFIGLMVPHVVRAIVGTDYRFIIPMSAVSGAIFMLFADLLGRTINAPFETPVAALVALFGLPFFLLIVRKGGRAFA
- a CDS encoding FecCD family ABC transporter permease, coding for MIHPALLRKQRLYFVLLLALIVMTAILGMATGYSSLSFDRLLPAILGQGTFKEDFILFSIRLPRILITLLAGMALALSGAILQGVTRNDLADPGIIGINSGAGVAIAVFFLFMPIEVDSFVYLLPLVALVGALGTALLIYACSYNRKTGLQPVRLVLVGIGFSTALSGVMIILVSSAEREKVDFIANWLAGNIWGTDWPFIWALLPWLLVLLPFTLYKANRLNILSLSEPIAVGIGISLEKERIVLLLAAVALAASAVSVTGGIAFIGLMAPHIAKALVGPRNQLFLPLAILIGGWLLLLADTVGRNLLEPNGIPAGIMAALIGAPYFMYLLLKK
- a CDS encoding flavin reductase family protein; translation: MLSFDPNQQTERGNYKLLVGSVIPRPIAFVTSMSADGIVNAAPFSYFNIVSSDPPLLSVSVQSRAGTPKDTARNAMATKEFVIHVVDETNVGEVNKTAASLPPEQSEIDLTELTLINSEIVKVPSVEQTKVRFECRLEQAVELGGTRLLIGRVVRFHIDESIYDNGRINPEILQPVSRLAGTNYAKLGEIFSMKRPD